A region from the Bactrocera dorsalis isolate Fly_Bdor chromosome 1, ASM2337382v1, whole genome shotgun sequence genome encodes:
- the LOC105231161 gene encoding M-phase phosphoprotein 6, whose product MSAKKVRPRLSKGILEMKFMQRTKAKVDKEIEEAEGREMYSQEITQKMLNSNSNYIMEPSFVHCENLIEGRLSFRGMNPEIERLLELEQADKLANTRHEQPTEVSDKDMASFYNAQQVTMQKKFQTKAQFKAKRNNVEKTKWQNKKARFHKPQEDDV is encoded by the coding sequence atgtcTGCAAAAAAAGTACGTCCACGCCTTTCCAAGGGTATCTTGGAGATGAAGTTCATGCAACGCACCAAAGCGAAAGTGGATAAAGAGATCGAAGAAGCTGAAGGCCGCGAAATGTATTCTCAAGAAATTACCCAAAAAATGCTGAATAGCAATTCAAACTATATAATGGAGCCAAGTTTTGTGCATTGCGAAAATCTTATTGAGGGGCGACTTAGTTTTCGAGGCATGAATCCGGAAATTGAACGTCTTTTAGAGTTGGAACAAGCGGATAAACTAGCCAATACACGACATGAGCAACCTACTGAGGTGTCTGACAAGGATATGGCCTCCTTTTATAATGCACAGCAGGTGACAATGCAAAAGAAATTCCAAACAAAGGCTCAATTCAAAGCAAAACGCAACAACGTGGAGAAAACAAAATGGCAGAATAAAAAAGCGAGATTCCACAAACCTCAAGAGGACGATGTTTAA
- the LOC105231162 gene encoding ubiquinone biosynthesis O-methyltransferase, mitochondrial, producing the protein MLSPLIKIQRHLLVGTPHLRYAQISANKINNSALNGQTQRTHTHTASTQKEIDHHAKLSANWWDLNGPMQSLHKLNELRVPFIRDGITSRGNVDPRLINTTKVLQDQTILEVGCGGGILTEALARLNANITGVDLGEDVIRTAREHLEIHSPDLKNNVTYKIEPIEVHAKTKLNHYDAVVCSEVLEHIDDKAGFLTHCVHTLKPGGSIFITTMNKTIPLWIGGILLAENVFGIAPKNTHHWDKLASPLDVQRILSALGCQTVLTNGFTYNVCRRRWKWINTNVMCYALQAIKID; encoded by the exons ATGTTATCgcctttaataaaaattcaaag gcATCTTTTGGTTGGTACTCCCCATCTCCGATATGCACAAATATCTGCCAATAAGATTAACAATTCTGCACTTAATGGCCAAACACAgcgaacgcacacacataccgCTAGCACACAAAAAGAAATTGATCATCATGCCAAATTATCAGCAAACTGGTGGGATTTAAATGGACCGATGCAAAGTTTGCATAAGCTAAACGAACTGAG AGTGCCTTTTATACGAGATGGTATCACATCGCGTGGTAACGTAGATCCAAgattaataaatacaacaaaagtcTTACAGGATCAGACTATATTAGAAGTAGGTTGTGGTGGCGGTATATTAACTGAAGCATTAGCACGCCTTAATGCAAATATAACGGGTGTTGACTTGGGAGAAGACGTAATAAGAACTGCAAGAGAACATTTGGAGATACATAGTCCAGATTTGAAGAATAATGTAACTTATAAAATTGAACCCATTGAGGTGCATGCGAAAACGAAGTTAAACCATTACGATGCTGTTGTGTGCTCAGAAGTGTTGGAACACATTGACGATAAAGCAGGGTTCTTAACACATTGTGTTCACACCTTGAAG CCAGGAGGATCAATATTTATTACTAccatgaacaaaactattccaCTATGGATAGGAGGAATTTTGTTGGCTGAAAATGTATTTGGTATCGCACCGAAAAATACTCATCACTGGGACAAATTAGCATCACCGTTAGATGTGCAACGTATCCTATCTGCAT TGGGTTGTCAAACTGTATTGACAAATGGCTTCACATACAACGTTTGTCGTAGACGCTGGAAGTGGATTAATACTAACGTAATGTGCTATGCACTACAAGCTATTAAGATAGACTAA